A window from Microbacterium ginsengiterrae encodes these proteins:
- a CDS encoding IclR family transcriptional regulator → MAARPAPVAASAIARELHLPRSTVHHLLNTLAAHGFVLHLLEERRWALGTTASELAGGFARQQPLARLGRPLVAALADRLGESTHLGVLSGADVIYIVEERAPRRPALVTDVGVRLPAHLTATGRAMLAALPAEQVRALYPDVAAFSTRTGRGPRTPRELRELLRGIRVAGHASEDGEVTDGTRSVGAAVLDASGWPIAGIATTWSSDGPEPPDAAAAVVQAAEELRRRLR, encoded by the coding sequence ATGGCAGCCCGCCCCGCCCCGGTGGCGGCATCCGCCATCGCCCGCGAGCTCCACCTCCCGCGCTCGACCGTGCATCACCTGTTGAACACGCTCGCCGCGCACGGTTTCGTGCTGCACCTCCTCGAGGAGCGCAGATGGGCACTGGGAACCACGGCTTCCGAGCTCGCCGGCGGTTTCGCCCGACAGCAGCCGCTGGCGAGGCTCGGGCGCCCCCTGGTCGCCGCTCTCGCCGACCGACTCGGCGAGAGCACGCACCTCGGAGTTCTCAGCGGAGCCGACGTCATCTACATCGTCGAGGAACGCGCGCCCCGACGACCGGCACTCGTGACCGACGTCGGCGTCCGACTGCCCGCGCATCTCACCGCGACGGGTCGCGCCATGCTCGCCGCCCTGCCTGCCGAGCAGGTGCGCGCGCTCTACCCGGACGTCGCCGCCTTCTCGACGCGGACCGGCCGCGGCCCCCGCACACCCCGCGAGCTGCGCGAGCTGCTGCGCGGCATCCGGGTCGCAGGTCACGCCTCGGAGGACGGAGAGGTGACCGACGGCACGCGGTCGGTCGGAGCGGCGGTCCTCGACGCGTCCGGCTGGCCGATCGCCGGCATCGCGACCACCTGGTCGAGCGACGGACCGGAGCCTCCTGACGCCGCGGCCGCTGTCGTCCAGGCCGCGGAGGAACTGCGTCGGCGCCTTCGCTGA
- a CDS encoding AEC family transporter: MLDTLTGFAVVGLAIAVGYIIGRIDLLGPHARHVLGRLTFFVLSPFLLFVVLAQADTRVLFSSLLPVSAIAALAVIAVHAVVARLLWRRGVGETVIGALSAGQVNSNNIGIPLSLYLLGSAAYPAPVILMQLLVFTPVSLAILDTVTSGRTSMWRTFVRTARNPIIVGSVLGTLVSVLGIDLPPLVIEPTTLIANACVPVLLISYGISLVGQRVLGTAGHRRDVLLASTLKLLAMPVVAWVVAQFAFGLPAREVLIVVVLAALPTAQNVFNYSQRYDIGESISRDTVFITTIGCIPVLLTATLLLG; the protein is encoded by the coding sequence GTGCTCGATACTCTCACCGGATTCGCCGTGGTGGGGCTCGCGATCGCCGTCGGGTACATCATCGGCAGGATCGACCTGCTCGGCCCGCACGCCCGCCACGTCCTCGGGCGTCTGACGTTCTTCGTCCTCTCTCCGTTCCTGCTGTTCGTCGTCCTCGCGCAGGCGGACACGAGGGTGCTGTTCTCCTCGTTGCTTCCCGTCTCGGCGATCGCCGCCCTCGCCGTCATCGCGGTGCACGCCGTCGTCGCCAGGTTGCTGTGGCGGCGAGGCGTGGGCGAGACCGTCATCGGCGCTCTCTCGGCGGGGCAGGTGAACTCGAACAACATCGGCATCCCCCTCTCGCTGTATCTCCTCGGAAGTGCCGCGTACCCGGCCCCGGTGATCCTCATGCAGCTTCTCGTGTTCACGCCCGTGTCGTTGGCGATCCTGGACACGGTCACCAGCGGCCGGACATCGATGTGGCGCACATTCGTGCGGACGGCGAGGAACCCGATCATCGTCGGCTCCGTGCTCGGAACGCTCGTGTCCGTGCTCGGCATCGACCTTCCTCCCCTGGTCATCGAGCCGACCACGCTGATCGCCAACGCCTGTGTCCCCGTGCTGCTGATCAGCTACGGCATCTCCCTGGTCGGTCAGCGCGTCCTCGGCACCGCAGGCCACCGCAGGGACGTCCTGCTCGCGAGCACGCTGAAGCTGCTGGCGATGCCCGTCGTCGCCTGGGTCGTCGCGCAGTTCGCCTTCGGTCTGCCCGCGCGAGAGGTGCTCATCGTCGTCGTCCTCGCCGCGCTCCCGACGGCGCAGAACGTCTTCAACTACTCGCAGCGCTACGACATCGGCGAGTCGATATCGCGGGACACCGTGTTCATCACGACGATCGGCTGCATACCCGTTCTCCTGACGGCGACACTGCTCCTGGGGTGA
- a CDS encoding metallophosphoesterase family protein, producing MSGLRILHLSDTHFSEDGGRHYGVVDTAEHLRRALAHVGHLLFDLVVVSGDVAEDGSEEAYRRIRAQLEPWAQARGARIVFAMGNHDRREAFRAVFGGGQPDAEEQELSGSAADRPVASVVTQDGWRIVVLDSSVPGVGYGDLEDEQKQFLRDILQHPAEHGTVVVVHHPPIPAQTDLLQALALDAADGEQLVDLVQGTDVRVILSGHYHLPVTEFVRGVPITVAPGVTNLSVAFGDPAEESAVNGFGGSVVTIDDGRVRVVPFMQRLTPDDLVFHFDAQVVGEIIADAGQPQA from the coding sequence ATGAGCGGCCTGCGCATCCTGCATCTGAGTGACACCCACTTCTCCGAGGACGGCGGACGCCACTACGGGGTCGTCGACACGGCAGAGCACCTGAGACGGGCGCTCGCGCACGTCGGACACCTGCTCTTCGATCTCGTCGTGGTCTCCGGTGACGTCGCGGAGGACGGATCGGAGGAGGCCTATCGTCGTATCCGCGCACAGCTCGAACCGTGGGCGCAGGCACGCGGAGCGCGGATCGTGTTCGCGATGGGCAATCACGACCGTCGCGAGGCGTTCCGCGCCGTGTTCGGCGGCGGACAGCCGGATGCCGAAGAGCAGGAGCTGTCAGGGAGCGCGGCGGACCGACCGGTGGCGTCCGTCGTCACGCAGGACGGGTGGCGCATCGTCGTGCTCGACAGTTCGGTGCCGGGAGTCGGCTACGGCGATCTCGAGGACGAGCAGAAGCAGTTCCTGCGCGACATCCTGCAGCACCCGGCCGAACACGGCACCGTCGTCGTCGTGCATCACCCGCCGATACCCGCACAGACCGACCTCCTGCAGGCGCTGGCGCTGGATGCGGCCGACGGTGAGCAGCTCGTCGACCTCGTGCAGGGCACGGACGTGCGCGTCATCCTCAGCGGCCACTACCACCTGCCGGTCACGGAGTTCGTCCGCGGGGTCCCGATCACCGTCGCCCCCGGCGTCACCAACCTCTCCGTCGCCTTCGGCGATCCCGCCGAGGAGTCGGCGGTGAACGGATTCGGCGGGTCGGTCGTGACGATCGACGACGGACGCGTGCGCGTCGTGCCGTTCATGCAGCGGCTGACGCCCGACGATCTCGTGTTCCACTTCGACGCGCAGGTCGTCGGGGAGATCATCGCGGATGCCGGTCAGCCGCAGGCCTGA